The following proteins come from a genomic window of Neofelis nebulosa isolate mNeoNeb1 chromosome 5, mNeoNeb1.pri, whole genome shotgun sequence:
- the TRIM59 gene encoding tripartite motif-containing protein 59, protein MHNFEDELTCPICYSIFEDPRVLPCSHTFCRNCLENVLQASGNFYIWRPLRIPLKCPNCRSIIEIAPSGIESLPVNFALRAIIEKYQQEDHPDIVTCPEHYRQPLNVYCLLDKKLVCGHCLTIGQHHGHPIDDLQSAYLKEKDTPQKLLEQLTDTHWTDLTRLIEKLEEQKSHSEKMVQSDKEVVLQYFKELSDTLEQKKKTFLAALGNVSNLINQEYTPQIERMKEIREQQLELMTLTTSLQEESPLKFLEKVDDIRQHVQILKQRPLPEVYPVEIYPRVSQILKEDWSRTEIGQIKKLLIPEMKISSKRMPCSWPDKDEKEVEFFKILNIVIVTLISVILMLILFFNQHIITFLNEITSICFSEVSLSVYQSLSNNLHDLKNMLCHTLYLLKECMWKIFSH, encoded by the coding sequence ATGCACAATTTTGAGGACGAGTTAACATGTCCCATTTGTTACAGTATTTTTGAAGATCCTCGTGTACTACCATGCTCTCATACGTTTTGTAGAAATTGCTTGGAAAATGTTCTTCAAGCATCTGGGAACTTTTATATATGGAGACCTTTACGAATTCCACTCAAGTGCCCCAATTGCAGAAGTATTATTGAAATTGCTCCAAGTGGTATTGAATCTTTACCTGTTAATTTTGCATTAAGGGCTATAATTGAAAAGTACCAGCAAGAAGACCATCCAGATATCGTTACCTGTCCTGAACATTACAGACAACCATTAAATGTTTACTGTCTCCTAGATAAAAAATTAGTTTGTGGTCATTGCCTTACCATAGGTCAACATCATGGTCATCCCATAGATGATCTTCAGAGTGCCTATCTGAAAGAAAAGGATACACCTCAAAAACTGCTTGAACAGTTAACTGACACACACTGGACAGATCTTACTCGTCTTATTGAAAAGCTGGAAGAACAGAAATCTCATTCAGAGAAGATGGTCCAAAGTGATAAGGAAGTTGTTCTCCAGTATTTTAAGGAGCTTAGTGATAcattagaacagaaaaaaaaaaccttcctagCTGCTCTTGGTAATGTTAGCAATCTGATTAATCAAGAATACACTCCACAaattgaaagaatgaaagaaataagagaGCAGCAGCTTGAATTAATGACACTGACAACATCTTTACAGGAAGAGTCTCCACTGAAATTTCTTGAAAAAGTTGATGATATCCGCCAACATGTACAGATTTTGAAACAAAGACCACTTCCTGAGGTTTACCCTGTTGAAATTTATCCTCGAGTAAGCCAAATATTGAAAGAAGATTGGAGCAGAACAGAAATTGGACAAATTAAGAAACTTCTCAttcctgaaatgaaaatttcttcaaaGAGGATGCCATGTTCCTGGCCTGATAAGGATGAAAAAGAAGTcgaattttttaagattttaaacatCGTTATAGTTACATTGATTTCAGTAATACTGATGTTGAtccttttttttaaccaacacataatcacctttttaaatgaaatcactTCAATATGTTTTTCTGAAGTCTCTCTATCTGTTTACCAAAGTTTATCTAACAATTTGCATGATTTAAAGAATATGCTATGTCACACTTTATATTTACTGAAGGAATGcatgtggaaaatattttctcattga